The genomic stretch AGGTCCGATACACATTTTCGGAACCTTCAAATGTATCATAGCTCTTTTCGTAATTCACGTAGAGCATTATGAGGACAAATGAGGCTATACCCACTGCAAGGCCAAAAATGTTGATTAGGGAATACAACTTGTTCTTGAGCAGATACCTTAAGGCAATTTTTAGATAGTTTTTGAGCATGGTTTTCGTTTTTATTTTGGCGAATGCACCATTTGTTTTGTTTGACTATTCATCCCGTAAACTTTTTACCGGATTGGCGGATGCTGCCTTTACCGTTCTAGATCCCACCGTAATAAAAGCAATCAAACAAGCCGTTATACCTGCCGTAAGAAAAAACAGCGGACTTAAATTTACGTGTGAAGCATAGTTCTGTAGCCATTCATTTAAAAAATACCATGCTATCGGGGTTGCGATGATAAACGCCAGACCGACCAACTTTAAAAAATCCTTCGTCAGTAAAAACGTAACGGAGGACACACTGGCGCCAACTACTTTTCGTACGCCAATTTCTTTTGTGCGCTGGGCTACCACGAGCATGGATATGGCAAAGAGCCCTAAACAGCTTAAAATGATTCCCAAAACGCTTCCGCTAGTGATTATGGTGGCCATGGATTTTTCCCTTCTAAACGTACGGTCTACATTTTCATCTAAAAAGGAACCTAAAAAATCCGCTTGGGGCTCAATCTTCTCCCAAGCACTTTTTATGGCATCAAAAGATTGTGCGGTATTGTTCGGGGCAATTTTTACGTAAGCGTAATACAGATCCCAGTTGCGGTTCAAGAAAAGTGTAAGAGGTTTTACATCCTTTTTTACATCTTGGAAATAATAATCCTTTATAACCCCGACCACGGAATAGGTAACGGAATCATCCATATTGATTCGGATGGACAGAGGATCCTCTTCGCCAAATTGTTTGGCCATACTTTCGTTGATTACCAAACTTAGACTATCCGTACTGTATTCCCTATTGAACATTCGACCCGATTGGAGCGCTATATCCAAGGTTTTGGCATAATCATAATCCACGGTAAGAGCATTGGTGACCAGCCCCTTACCTTTATAATCGAAGCCCATGGCACTACTGGTAATACTACCGTCCTTACCCAGCCCTAAATTACTGTCGGAGCCGGAAACACTTAAAATATTGGGGTTCCGGGAAAGCTCATCACGCAATAACTCGAGTACGGCATAACTGTCCTTTCTGCCGTTCAGGGGAATGGATACAACTTGTTCCTTGTTGTACCCTAGATCCTTGTTGCGCAGAAAATCTATCTGTCCATGCAATACCAAAGTCCCACTGATCAATATGATGGCAATTACAAATTGAAGTACGATCAATCCGTTGCGCAATCTGTTCTTGCCCAGGTCGAGCTTACCTTTTAATGCTCGAAGGGTACTCAACTTGCTCAGAAGCAATGCCGGATAGCCTCCTGCAATAAGGGTGATTACAAAAATGGATGTTGCAAACAGTACAACAATCCCAGGTTTGGTCACTTCGGCAAAAGTGGCCTTGGTGGCAAAAAGGGTTTTAAAGGGGGCTATCAGCAAATTACTGACCACCAAACCCAAGCCTATGGCAATCAAGAAAACGATTACACTTTCCATCCAAAACTGGAAAAACAATTGTTTTTTAACCGCTCCCAGTGTTTTTCGCATGCCTATTTCCTTCAATCTTTTTTCGCTCAAAGCAATGTTCATGTTGATGAAATTGGCGCAAACAATGAATAAAATGACCAACGCCACACCAAGAATTATGTAGGGAAACGTTCGGGCCGCATCGGCTTTCCCCGCTTTAAAGGATGCAAAATGCATATCGGTAACCGGTAAGAGATGAAACTGCTTGTACTGTCCGTTTTCATCGGGAGATGCCCCATCCCTTTTGTCACTTTCAATGCTCCCCTCATAATGTAGATTGGCAAATGCCCTTGAATTGATTTCAAACTGTTGAGGAGTCATTCCATCTTCCAATTGTAGATAAACGGGATGAAATTGTGAGTTCCAGACGTCCTTGTTCGATTCATATTCTGGATGGTTCTCAAACGGTATCACAATATCAAAGTCAATACTGCTGTTGCTGGGTGTGTTTTCTAAAACTGCTGCAATGGTAAACGGATAAACTTCACTGCCAACCCTAACTTGAAGCACCTTCCCGACCACATCCGTGTTTCCGAACATTTTTGTGGCGGTTTCCCCGGTAATGGAAACGCTATTTTTTGAAGGTAATGGGTTATTGGCATTCCCCGCAATTGCTGGAAATGTAAAAATATTGAAGAATTCCGCATCCACATATTCGGCATCCAAATCCAAATCTTTGTCTTGGTAGCTGACCAAGGCATCCTCGCTCAAGCTCCGGGCAATCTGTTTTATTCCGGGCACTTCTTCTTTTAGAGCGCTTGCCAGGGGAACCG from Flagellimonas oceani encodes the following:
- a CDS encoding ABC transporter permease gives rise to the protein MLKNYLKIAWRNLIKNKIFSIANIVGLTCAFAVAILLSMTALFELSFDQFHENKNSTYQVYLTSQTPRGAEASTSNPVPLASALKEEVPGIKQIARSLSEDALVSYQDKDLDLDAEYVDAEFFNIFTFPAIAGNANNPLPSKNSVSITGETATKMFGNTDVVGKVLQVRVGSEVYPFTIAAVLENTPSNSSIDFDIVIPFENHPEYESNKDVWNSQFHPVYLQLEDGMTPQQFEINSRAFANLHYEGSIESDKRDGASPDENGQYKQFHLLPVTDMHFASFKAGKADAARTFPYIILGVALVILFIVCANFINMNIALSEKRLKEIGMRKTLGAVKKQLFFQFWMESVIVFLIAIGLGLVVSNLLIAPFKTLFATKATFAEVTKPGIVVLFATSIFVITLIAGGYPALLLSKLSTLRALKGKLDLGKNRLRNGLIVLQFVIAIILISGTLVLHGQIDFLRNKDLGYNKEQVVSIPLNGRKDSYAVLELLRDELSRNPNILSVSGSDSNLGLGKDGSITSSAMGFDYKGKGLVTNALTVDYDYAKTLDIALQSGRMFNREYSTDSLSLVINESMAKQFGEEDPLSIRINMDDSVTYSVVGVIKDYYFQDVKKDVKPLTLFLNRNWDLYYAYVKIAPNNTAQSFDAIKSAWEKIEPQADFLGSFLDENVDRTFRREKSMATIITSGSVLGIILSCLGLFAISMLVVAQRTKEIGVRKVVGASVSSVTFLLTKDFLKLVGLAFIIATPIAWYFLNEWLQNYASHVNLSPLFFLTAGITACLIAFITVGSRTVKAASANPVKSLRDE